A genomic segment from Polyangiaceae bacterium encodes:
- a CDS encoding SCO family protein: protein MITRRQWLAAAVAAPSVGAVIGWGTALASSDGKGWRFPNVPLVTHEGRRVRLYDDLLRDKIVIVNFMYSRCRGICPGVTRNMLRVQKLLHPRVGRDIFMYSISIKPQEDTVEALAKYAESLEPGPGWYFLTGDPEDIETTRIGLGAVDPDPAVDADKSQHIGMLRYGNERLERWAGCPGGAKPEWIAKSILWTVAGDDTPRASAAL, encoded by the coding sequence ATGATAACCAGAAGGCAATGGCTCGCGGCTGCGGTGGCTGCGCCATCCGTTGGCGCGGTGATAGGTTGGGGGACGGCTTTGGCTTCGAGCGACGGGAAAGGGTGGCGGTTTCCGAACGTGCCATTGGTCACGCACGAGGGGCGGCGCGTGCGCCTTTACGACGATCTTTTGCGCGATAAAATCGTCATCGTCAATTTCATGTATTCGCGCTGCCGAGGTATCTGCCCCGGAGTCACACGGAACATGCTGCGCGTGCAGAAGCTGCTTCATCCCCGCGTAGGACGTGACATATTCATGTACTCCATCAGCATCAAACCGCAGGAAGACACGGTGGAGGCCCTCGCCAAATATGCCGAATCGCTCGAGCCAGGACCGGGGTGGTATTTCTTGACCGGAGACCCCGAGGACATCGAGACGACACGAATTGGTTTGGGCGCCGTGGATCCGGATCCCGCCGTGGACGCCGATAAGTCGCAACACATCGGCATGCTTCGTTATGGCAACGAAAGGCTCGAGCGCTGGGCCGGCTGTCCAGGTGGCGCCAAACCGGAATGGATCGCCAAATCGATTCTGTGGACGGTCGCAGGAGACGACACGCCGCGGGCATCAGCGGCGCTTTGA
- a CDS encoding ABC transporter permease subunit, translating into MLRPLLLVCASLGIVLLVGLVAVFVAESVAFVRLSGGVAFGTLATLLGNTLLTTAVALVVAAPVGLLAALYLSEFASARMRGFLDPLLRFLARVPPIVYGYFAVSTFLPALGTIVPGLHQQYALSAGIALAGMIVPNFLEHGRAAMDAIPEHLRDGARALGAGKFATAVFVVVPAARSRLLAALVLAASRAVGETMIVLVVLSAWAPGRAATSHHTLATYFAQFAPANANADGHDVGMLFVVGSALLVLAFVLDGLRVSLDKPDR; encoded by the coding sequence GTGCTGCGCCCACTGCTGCTCGTGTGCGCGTCGCTTGGAATCGTCCTGCTCGTTGGCCTCGTCGCCGTTTTCGTCGCCGAATCCGTTGCCTTCGTGCGCCTTTCGGGCGGAGTTGCATTCGGCACGCTTGCCACGCTGCTCGGAAATACGCTGCTCACGACCGCCGTTGCGCTCGTCGTCGCGGCGCCGGTGGGTCTGCTTGCGGCCCTTTACCTGAGCGAGTTTGCAAGTGCTCGCATGCGCGGTTTTCTGGATCCGCTGCTGCGATTTCTCGCGCGCGTGCCGCCGATCGTCTACGGCTACTTCGCCGTTTCGACGTTCCTTCCGGCGCTCGGGACAATCGTGCCGGGCCTTCACCAGCAGTACGCGCTTTCGGCCGGCATTGCCTTGGCGGGCATGATCGTGCCGAATTTCCTGGAGCATGGTCGGGCCGCGATGGATGCGATTCCCGAGCATCTGCGCGATGGCGCTCGAGCGCTCGGGGCGGGCAAGTTTGCCACGGCCGTGTTCGTCGTCGTTCCGGCGGCTCGATCGCGCCTTTTGGCAGCTCTCGTGCTCGCCGCATCCCGCGCCGTCGGGGAAACGATGATCGTCCTCGTCGTCCTCAGCGCATGGGCACCCGGACGAGCGGCGACGAGCCACCACACGTTGGCCACGTATTTCGCGCAGTTTGCGCCCGCGAACGCGAATGCAGACGGCCACGACGTCGGCATGCTCTTCGTCGTCGGATCCGCGCTGCTTGTGCTCGCGTTTGTCCTGGATGGCCTGCGTGTTAGCTTGGACAAACCCGATCGATGA
- a CDS encoding alkaline phosphatase D family protein codes for MHKRRDFLRITVVTLGAAVLDGCSSDAAPAPTTPAELEDGSEFFPQSVASGDPKPKSAIIWTRVEDKERAGWDLDVYVEVALDDKFTKLLTINGSERLHLLAESEYDNCVKVRFIGEAGKTYYYRFIYEKEGRLFKSRTGRVKTAPEETADVKVRFAFVSCQDFIGRYYNVLWALAKEELDFFVHLGDYIYETTGDPGFQTPDASRKIAFRDAAGSLALETSKGEVFFAARSVSNYRDLYRAYRSDPALQALHESCAMVATWDDHEFSDDCWGENGTYSDGRLNEADVARRQAASQAWFEYMPVDYPDAENFRYDAAKAFPEDIRIYRDLKFGKNVHLVLTDLRMFRPDHLIAEDAFPGAVAFDQAALMALPGGLPPDGVATAYVDIDDPNMALYKGLLQQVAMASAYPVEKITGNVSVNYINAVVAQINATMPPMPVPELMLPPDPPPPRGISYFDLNKASFHSSIGSRYFVHKDSFDVYAGLKKADQNILGETQETWFLDTITKSTSTWKIWASSFVLSPTQIDLTMQMGVPALFLRRFYMNLDGWDGFPAKRDELIGKLAPVGNVVAISGDLHTFLAGTPYAGTDKTKNIVEFTCGAVSSSPYRQILVSQIKNDPVLSTVPAAPLLAANIDALMLDKTVKPNPHLGHASSNSHGFCIAEVDGAEIVVAMHSVGSVEVTQNYTGKTDDFFMKVQVDSFKTTAGKKDLQKQIDGAWKRWDTTLLDWV; via the coding sequence ATGCATAAACGTAGAGACTTTCTTCGCATCACCGTCGTTACGCTTGGCGCTGCCGTTCTCGATGGCTGCAGCAGCGACGCCGCCCCTGCCCCGACGACACCAGCCGAGCTCGAGGATGGGAGCGAATTTTTCCCGCAATCCGTGGCATCTGGCGATCCGAAGCCCAAGAGCGCCATCATTTGGACGCGCGTCGAAGACAAAGAGCGCGCAGGCTGGGACCTCGATGTCTACGTCGAAGTAGCTCTCGACGACAAATTCACCAAGCTGCTCACCATCAATGGGAGCGAGCGTCTTCACCTTTTGGCGGAATCGGAATACGACAACTGCGTCAAAGTTCGATTCATTGGTGAAGCAGGAAAAACCTATTATTATCGGTTCATTTACGAAAAGGAAGGGCGCCTCTTCAAATCGCGCACGGGTCGCGTAAAAACGGCGCCCGAGGAGACAGCCGACGTCAAGGTACGATTCGCCTTCGTTTCCTGTCAGGACTTCATTGGACGCTATTACAACGTCTTGTGGGCGCTCGCCAAAGAAGAGCTCGACTTCTTCGTTCATCTCGGCGACTACATTTATGAAACCACCGGGGATCCCGGCTTTCAAACCCCGGATGCTTCGCGAAAAATCGCGTTCCGCGACGCCGCCGGCTCGCTTGCGCTCGAAACCTCGAAGGGCGAGGTCTTTTTTGCTGCACGCAGCGTGAGCAATTATCGGGATCTCTATCGTGCATATCGATCGGATCCCGCGCTTCAAGCATTGCATGAAAGTTGCGCCATGGTCGCCACGTGGGACGATCACGAATTCTCGGACGACTGTTGGGGCGAAAATGGCACGTACAGCGACGGCAGGCTGAACGAAGCGGACGTGGCGCGCCGCCAAGCTGCCAGTCAAGCGTGGTTCGAATACATGCCCGTCGATTACCCGGATGCGGAAAACTTCCGGTACGACGCGGCAAAAGCATTCCCGGAAGACATTCGCATCTATCGCGATCTAAAATTCGGGAAAAACGTGCACCTCGTATTGACCGACCTGCGCATGTTTCGGCCGGATCACCTCATTGCCGAAGACGCATTCCCCGGTGCAGTGGCATTCGATCAAGCTGCGCTCATGGCGCTTCCGGGAGGTTTGCCGCCGGATGGCGTCGCGACCGCGTACGTCGACATCGACGATCCCAACATGGCGCTGTACAAAGGCCTTTTGCAGCAAGTTGCAATGGCCTCCGCATATCCCGTCGAAAAAATCACGGGCAATGTGAGCGTGAACTACATCAATGCCGTCGTCGCGCAGATCAATGCCACGATGCCTCCCATGCCGGTGCCCGAGCTCATGTTGCCGCCAGATCCTCCCCCTCCACGAGGCATTTCCTACTTCGACCTCAACAAGGCGAGCTTTCATTCGTCGATCGGGTCGCGATACTTCGTACACAAAGATTCTTTCGACGTTTATGCCGGGCTGAAGAAAGCCGACCAAAACATTTTGGGTGAAACACAAGAAACGTGGTTCCTCGACACGATAACGAAGTCGACGAGCACGTGGAAAATCTGGGCCTCTTCGTTCGTGCTTTCTCCCACGCAAATCGATTTGACGATGCAGATGGGCGTTCCCGCGCTCTTTTTGCGCCGGTTCTACATGAATCTGGACGGCTGGGATGGTTTCCCAGCCAAACGAGACGAGCTCATTGGGAAACTCGCACCGGTGGGAAATGTCGTCGCCATTTCGGGCGATTTGCATACTTTTTTGGCAGGCACACCTTATGCCGGCACGGACAAAACGAAAAACATCGTCGAATTCACGTGCGGCGCCGTGTCGTCATCGCCTTATCGGCAGATCCTCGTGTCCCAAATCAAAAATGATCCGGTGCTCAGTACCGTGCCCGCCGCGCCGCTTCTTGCAGCCAACATCGATGCACTGATGCTGGACAAAACCGTCAAGCCCAATCCCCACTTGGGCCATGCCAGCAGCAATAGCCACGGATTTTGCATTGCCGAGGTCGATGGCGCAGAAATCGTCGTCGCGATGCATTCCGTCGGGTCGGTTGAAGTCACGCAAAACTACACCGGCAAAACGGACGATTTCTTCATGAAGGTGCAGGTCGACTCGTTCAAGACCACGGCCGGAAAGAAGGACCTTCAGAAGCAAATCGATGGAGCCTGGAAGCGCTGGGACACGACCTTGCTCGATTGGGTGTAA
- a CDS encoding HAMP domain-containing protein produces the protein MAAGSGQAARYSDTLSHRMIYAAHRFDEPGSNVAIVRLAVPLTDIDAAVTRARLYLIAGIGAAIAAAIFMSVFGAHLLTRPVRNLTQAALAMAGGDLEVHAPAQGTRETTELGRALNRLAKELLSAIEDLRDERDLLASILDGMNEGVLVTDGDARIVLANRALRAMTLVGEGTIGKSVIEVIRNPALHEALDAASKSNDAVVREVELSGILPRRLLVRVSKLASRRERPERGLSSQPSDRGLIAVFHDVTDLRRLETIRTDFVANVSHELRTPITAIGTSAETLLAGALSDPAEAAEFVDVIDRHAKRLCQLVDDLLDLSKIESKNFRLTLVEQDVVPIVAHVARLLEEPARKRRVDLRIERPDGPLLCRIDRRALEQVLMNLLDNALKYAGEGAHVVLASRQRPGGGVEISVSDDGPGISPAHLGRIFERFYRVDAGRSRELGGTGLGLSIVKHIVELMNGTIDVESELGKGSTFTVRLPLGERASRDRG, from the coding sequence ATGGCGGCAGGCTCCGGGCAAGCGGCAAGGTACAGCGACACGCTCAGCCACCGCATGATCTATGCGGCGCACCGATTCGACGAACCCGGAAGCAACGTCGCGATCGTCCGTCTCGCAGTACCGCTCACCGACATCGATGCTGCCGTCACGCGCGCACGCTTGTACTTGATCGCCGGCATCGGCGCCGCGATCGCCGCCGCCATTTTCATGAGCGTCTTTGGCGCGCATCTGCTCACGCGCCCCGTCCGTAACCTCACGCAAGCCGCGCTCGCCATGGCCGGAGGCGACCTCGAAGTCCACGCGCCCGCGCAAGGAACGCGTGAAACCACCGAGCTTGGTCGAGCGCTCAATCGCCTTGCAAAAGAACTGCTCTCGGCGATCGAGGATCTTCGAGACGAACGCGATCTGCTCGCCAGCATCCTCGACGGCATGAACGAAGGCGTGCTCGTCACCGACGGTGACGCTCGGATTGTCCTGGCAAACCGTGCGCTACGCGCGATGACGCTCGTGGGTGAAGGCACGATCGGCAAGAGTGTCATCGAAGTCATTCGCAACCCCGCCCTTCATGAAGCGCTCGACGCGGCATCCAAAAGCAATGATGCCGTGGTGCGCGAGGTCGAGCTGTCGGGGATTTTGCCGCGTAGGTTGCTCGTTCGCGTGTCGAAGCTAGCCAGCCGGCGCGAACGTCCCGAGCGGGGTTTGTCCAGTCAACCTTCCGATCGGGGGCTCATTGCCGTCTTTCACGACGTCACCGATCTGCGCCGACTCGAGACGATACGCACCGACTTCGTGGCCAACGTTTCTCACGAATTGCGCACGCCCATCACGGCCATCGGCACCTCCGCGGAAACCCTTCTCGCCGGAGCGCTCTCCGATCCAGCAGAGGCCGCCGAATTCGTCGACGTGATCGATCGTCATGCCAAACGCCTGTGCCAGCTCGTCGACGACCTGCTCGATTTGTCCAAGATCGAGAGCAAGAACTTTCGTCTCACGCTCGTCGAACAAGACGTCGTGCCCATCGTGGCGCACGTCGCGCGTTTGCTCGAAGAGCCTGCGCGCAAGCGTCGCGTGGATTTGCGCATCGAGCGTCCTGACGGACCGCTTTTGTGCCGCATCGACAGACGCGCGCTCGAACAGGTGTTGATGAACCTGCTCGACAACGCCCTCAAATACGCGGGCGAAGGTGCGCACGTCGTGCTCGCATCGCGTCAGCGCCCTGGAGGCGGCGTCGAGATCAGCGTTTCCGACGATGGCCCCGGCATTTCTCCGGCGCATCTCGGCCGCATTTTTGAACGATTCTATCGCGTCGACGCGGGCCGTTCGCGCGAGCTTGGAGGCACGGGCCTCGGCTTATCGATCGTCAAACACATCGTCGAGCTGATGAATGGCACCATCGATGTCGAAAGTGAGCTTGGCAAAGGGTCGACGTTCACGGTGCGCTTGCCTTTGGGAGAACGAGCGTCGCGCGATCGAGGCTAA
- a CDS encoding response regulator encodes MPTNILIVEDERDLQRVLSYNFKQAGFDVVSASSGETALRAVKEEKFDLVLLDLMLPDMAGTEVCKRLKQNPQTANIPVIMVTAKGEEIDRIVGFELGVDDYVVKPFSVRELILRARAILRRSEGPTQPEGRIDFGVLRIDRAAHRAWVDEEEIAFTALEFKLLMVLFDRRGRVLSRDVLLDEVWGSHVDVTARNVDTHVKRVREKLGLAGDYIETVRGVGYRFRAEASDSPSSEP; translated from the coding sequence ATGCCCACGAACATCCTCATCGTGGAAGACGAACGCGATTTGCAGCGCGTCCTTTCCTACAACTTCAAGCAAGCAGGCTTCGACGTCGTCTCCGCGAGCAGCGGCGAAACTGCGCTTCGCGCGGTCAAAGAAGAGAAATTCGACCTCGTGCTTTTGGACCTCATGCTCCCCGACATGGCGGGCACCGAGGTCTGCAAGCGCCTGAAGCAGAACCCGCAAACCGCGAACATTCCCGTCATCATGGTCACGGCCAAGGGGGAAGAGATCGACCGCATCGTGGGATTCGAGCTCGGCGTCGACGACTACGTGGTCAAACCCTTCAGCGTCCGCGAGCTCATCTTGCGAGCGCGCGCGATCCTTCGCCGTTCGGAAGGACCAACCCAGCCCGAAGGTCGCATCGATTTCGGTGTCTTGCGCATCGATCGTGCAGCGCATCGCGCGTGGGTCGACGAAGAGGAAATCGCCTTCACGGCGCTCGAATTCAAGCTCCTGATGGTGCTCTTCGACCGTCGCGGTCGCGTGCTGTCGCGTGACGTGCTGCTCGACGAAGTTTGGGGATCGCACGTCGACGTCACCGCTCGTAACGTCGACACGCACGTCAAACGTGTACGGGAAAAACTCGGCCTCGCCGGTGACTACATCGAGACCGTTCGCGGCGTTGGGTATCGCTTCCGAGCCGAAGCTTCCGACAGTCCGTCGTCCGAACCATGA
- the ndk gene encoding nucleoside-diphosphate kinase: MAVERTLSIIKPDAVEKNHAGAILARLESEGFIVRAMRRIHLTRAEAEGFYAEHRGRGFFDELCTFMSRSPIIVMALEREDAIAKYREVIGATNPANAAEGTIRKLYAASVGENAVHGSDKPESAAREIAYFFAGYEVSPRV; encoded by the coding sequence ATGGCTGTCGAGCGCACTCTTTCCATCATCAAGCCCGATGCGGTTGAGAAAAACCACGCGGGCGCAATTCTGGCTCGCCTCGAATCCGAAGGGTTCATCGTTCGTGCGATGAGGCGGATTCATCTGACGCGAGCCGAGGCCGAAGGGTTTTACGCGGAACATCGTGGTCGCGGCTTCTTCGATGAGCTGTGCACGTTCATGTCCCGCAGCCCCATAATCGTCATGGCTCTCGAGCGTGAGGATGCCATCGCGAAGTATCGCGAGGTCATTGGTGCAACGAACCCCGCCAACGCGGCCGAAGGCACGATTCGCAAGCTTTACGCTGCGAGCGTGGGTGAAAACGCGGTCCACGGTTCGGACAAACCCGAATCGGCGGCCCGCGAAATTGCGTACTTCTTCGCCGGGTACGAAGTCTCGCCGCGCGTGTGA